The proteins below come from a single Eucalyptus grandis isolate ANBG69807.140 chromosome 3, ASM1654582v1, whole genome shotgun sequence genomic window:
- the LOC104437294 gene encoding uncharacterized protein LOC104437294 isoform X2: MENSEMELLFLSFLLLLTLFLSISLRLMSAQHPRRQRRRPEPMQKRKGSRKRTPQPTNSLVLNSVSVSNENASIISKLLGSSFQRLIQKLFPFYLQPWTRQESTHIGGLPLPWFIKPQILRNLEASCDLREQVAVLADGDERDDCPTVATDLSLYDRNYGNHSVEHSSTRSADPFQDLLSGFSSMEMKLSVCSQDLSWHELTLGSKIHHSAGSPDLLRKFLREKVIEVTITKGRGNMLIRSEETLQMMSCWGNNILSEVSTVVPSSPKAMAIFIITREDRSSNPESQEISKYASKTLLNVDSSDTNAVVSMKISVCRPTRNGLSKTDRLALPRPTADLLGRRTIRRD, encoded by the exons ATGGAGAACAGTGAGATGgagctcctcttcctctctttcctcctcctcttgacCCTCTTCCTCTCCATTTCTCTTCGTCTCATGTCTGCTCAACACCCACGCCGGCAACGACGACGACCTGAACCCATGCAAAAACGCAAAGGCTCGAGGAAGAGAACTCCTCAACCTACGAATTCTTTGGTCCTTAACTCCGTATCAGTCTCAAATGAGAATGCTAGCATCATTAGCAAGCTCCTCGGATCCAGTTTCCAACGCCTCATTCAAAAGCTCTTTCCATTTTATCTCCAGCCTTGGACGCGCCAGGAGTCGACCCACATCGGTGGACTTCCTCTTCCATGGTTCATCAAACCCCAAATATTGCGGAACTTGGAAGCAAGTTGTGACCTCAGGGAACAAGTCGCCGTGTTGGCAGACGGTGATGAGAGAGATGATTGCCCTACTGTAGCGACTGACCTGTCTCTGTACGACCGAAACTATGGTAATCACAGCGTTGAGCATTCTTCAACGAGATCTGCTGAcccctttcaagatctcttatctGGGTTCTCGTCGATGGAGATGAAATTGTCCGTTTGCTCGCAAGATCTGTCTTGGCATGAGCTTACTCTTGGTTCAAAGATTCATCATTCTGCAGGGTCGCCAGATCTCTTGCGTAAATTCTTGAGAG AGAAGGTCATTGAGGTTACCATAACGAAGGGAAGAGGGAATATGCTTATTCGGTCGGAGGAGACATTGCAGATGATGAGCTGCTGGGGGAATAATATTTTGAGCGAGGTGTCGACAGTCGTGCCGTCTTCGCCGAAAGCCATGGCGATATTCATCATCACCAGAGAGGATAGATCCTCCAATCCCGAAAGCCAAGAG ATATCCAAGTATGCATCGAAGACACTTCTTAATGTGGACAGTTCAGACACAAATGCGGTCGTGAGCATGAAGATCTCTGTCTGTCGTCCAACAAGAAACGGCCTCAGCAAGACTGACCGTCTAGCTCTCCCTCGCCCCACGGCGGATTTACTCGGTCGCCGCACAATTAGACGCGATTAG
- the LOC104437294 gene encoding uncharacterized protein LOC104437294 isoform X1 has protein sequence MENSEMELLFLSFLLLLTLFLSISLRLMSAQHPRRQRRRPEPMQKRKGSRKRTPQPTNSLVLNSVSVSNENASIISKLLGSSFQRLIQKLFPFYLQPWTRQESTHIGGLPLPWFIKPQILRNLEASCDLREQVAVLADGDERDDCPTVATDLSLYDRNYGNHSVEHSSTRSADPFQDLLSGFSSMEMKLSVCSQDLSWHELTLGSKIHHSAGSPDLLRKFLRGAEKVIEVTITKGRGNMLIRSEETLQMMSCWGNNILSEVSTVVPSSPKAMAIFIITREDRSSNPESQEISKYASKTLLNVDSSDTNAVVSMKISVCRPTRNGLSKTDRLALPRPTADLLGRRTIRRD, from the exons ATGGAGAACAGTGAGATGgagctcctcttcctctctttcctcctcctcttgacCCTCTTCCTCTCCATTTCTCTTCGTCTCATGTCTGCTCAACACCCACGCCGGCAACGACGACGACCTGAACCCATGCAAAAACGCAAAGGCTCGAGGAAGAGAACTCCTCAACCTACGAATTCTTTGGTCCTTAACTCCGTATCAGTCTCAAATGAGAATGCTAGCATCATTAGCAAGCTCCTCGGATCCAGTTTCCAACGCCTCATTCAAAAGCTCTTTCCATTTTATCTCCAGCCTTGGACGCGCCAGGAGTCGACCCACATCGGTGGACTTCCTCTTCCATGGTTCATCAAACCCCAAATATTGCGGAACTTGGAAGCAAGTTGTGACCTCAGGGAACAAGTCGCCGTGTTGGCAGACGGTGATGAGAGAGATGATTGCCCTACTGTAGCGACTGACCTGTCTCTGTACGACCGAAACTATGGTAATCACAGCGTTGAGCATTCTTCAACGAGATCTGCTGAcccctttcaagatctcttatctGGGTTCTCGTCGATGGAGATGAAATTGTCCGTTTGCTCGCAAGATCTGTCTTGGCATGAGCTTACTCTTGGTTCAAAGATTCATCATTCTGCAGGGTCGCCAGATCTCTTGCGTAAATTCTTGAGAG GAGCAGAGAAGGTCATTGAGGTTACCATAACGAAGGGAAGAGGGAATATGCTTATTCGGTCGGAGGAGACATTGCAGATGATGAGCTGCTGGGGGAATAATATTTTGAGCGAGGTGTCGACAGTCGTGCCGTCTTCGCCGAAAGCCATGGCGATATTCATCATCACCAGAGAGGATAGATCCTCCAATCCCGAAAGCCAAGAG ATATCCAAGTATGCATCGAAGACACTTCTTAATGTGGACAGTTCAGACACAAATGCGGTCGTGAGCATGAAGATCTCTGTCTGTCGTCCAACAAGAAACGGCCTCAGCAAGACTGACCGTCTAGCTCTCCCTCGCCCCACGGCGGATTTACTCGGTCGCCGCACAATTAGACGCGATTAG